One window from the genome of Serinibacter salmoneus encodes:
- the rpsT gene encoding 30S ribosomal protein S20: protein MANIKSQIKRNKTNEKARLRNKSVKTELKTHVRKTREAIAAGDKAAAEESLRIASRKLDKAVSKGVIHLNQAANRKSGLAKQVAAL from the coding sequence GTGGCAAACATCAAGTCCCAGATCAAGCGCAACAAGACGAACGAGAAGGCGCGTCTGCGCAACAAGTCCGTCAAGACCGAGTTGAAGACGCACGTGCGCAAGACCCGCGAGGCCATCGCCGCCGGCGACAAGGCCGCCGCCGAGGAGTCGCTGCGCATCGCGTCGCGCAAGCTCGACAAGGCCGTGAGCAAGGGTGTCATCCACCTCAACCAGGCAGCCAACCGCAAGTCCGGTCTGGCCAAGCAGGTTGCCGCGCTCTGA
- the holA gene encoding DNA polymerase III subunit delta: MPPSRRQPKVTGIPWDRVELAPVVLVRGKEDLLAERAMDSLAEQARARAREEGTGALELTRLEAATYESGRLSVLASPSLFSEPRHIEIHGLEALSDACATDVLAYLADPAPDVSLVLRHRAGVKGKKVLEAITAAGATLVQCEEIPDRDKGGFVAAEFKRARRRVDPQAVTALVDAVGSDLRELAAAAGQLISDTTGAVTPQIVDRYYGGRVEATGFKVADAAIAGDVAGALALVRHAMASGTDPVPLVAALALKLRTMGRVAASRGRDVGPEATKGLAPWQVDRAKRDLRGWTPEGLAAAITAVAAADAQVKGESRSPGYAVERAVLTVASSRAG, from the coding sequence GTGCCTCCCTCACGCCGCCAACCGAAGGTCACCGGGATCCCCTGGGACCGGGTCGAACTCGCCCCCGTGGTGCTCGTGCGAGGCAAGGAGGATCTGCTTGCGGAGCGCGCGATGGACTCCCTCGCCGAGCAGGCACGGGCGCGCGCTCGCGAGGAGGGTACGGGCGCCCTGGAACTGACGCGATTGGAGGCGGCCACCTACGAGAGCGGGCGGCTGAGCGTGCTCGCCTCGCCGTCGCTGTTCTCCGAGCCCCGGCACATCGAGATCCACGGTCTGGAGGCGCTCTCGGACGCGTGCGCCACCGACGTGCTCGCCTACCTCGCCGACCCTGCGCCGGATGTCTCGCTCGTGCTGCGGCACCGTGCGGGAGTGAAGGGCAAGAAGGTGCTGGAGGCGATCACCGCGGCCGGCGCCACCCTCGTGCAGTGCGAGGAGATCCCGGATCGCGACAAGGGCGGGTTCGTGGCGGCGGAGTTCAAGCGCGCTCGGCGGCGGGTGGACCCGCAGGCGGTCACGGCGCTGGTCGACGCGGTGGGGTCCGATCTGCGCGAGCTCGCAGCGGCTGCGGGGCAGCTGATCTCCGACACCACGGGAGCCGTGACGCCTCAGATCGTGGACCGCTACTACGGCGGCCGGGTCGAGGCGACCGGGTTCAAGGTCGCGGACGCGGCGATCGCGGGAGATGTCGCCGGTGCGCTCGCACTGGTGCGTCACGCCATGGCCAGCGGGACCGACCCCGTACCGCTGGTGGCTGCGCTGGCGCTCAAGCTGCGCACCATGGGCCGGGTGGCAGCCTCACGCGGGCGGGACGTGGGGCCCGAGGCGACCAAGGGCCTGGCGCCGTGGCAGGTGGACCGCGCCAAGCGCGACCTGCGCGGCTGGACGCCGGAGGGTCTCGCGGCGGCGATCACCGCCGTCGCCGCGGCCGACGCCCAGGTGAAGGGGGAGTCGCGCTCGCCGGGCTACGCCGTCGAGCGTGCCGTGCTCACCGTGGCGTCCTCGCGCGCCGGCTGA
- a CDS encoding helicase HerA-like domain-containing protein, translating to MSTPDEAELARLRAQAAAAEAEAAQARAAAAQAALAAAEAAAAAAEAAAAAAAAAETPPPAQQAPTGTPTEPPTHGDGFTHGETAPSDTSDAQPSGLTGYPAEVAAAYSFPGGALPLGALLVDGEPLPPAQVAFSLGMLNRHGLVAGATGTGKTRTLQAMAEGLSLAGVPVFLADIKGDLSGLITPGAASEKLTARASSIGQDWAPTTFPVEFYSLGGIGPGVPIRTTVTDFGPLLLSKVLGLNQTQESSLGLIFHWADTQGLALLDLKDLQATIAFLTSDEGKAELKGIGGISTATAGVILREIVALQAQGADAFFGEPAFSVSELLRTREDLGVISALELPAVADRPALFSTFLMWLLAELFAELPEVGDLAKPRLVFFFDEAHLLFDDASKDFLDQVVQTVRLIRSKGVGVFFVTQSPQDVPADVLGQLGNRVQHALRAFTPKDATALRAAVRTYPHSPYDLEELLTSLGTGEAVVTVMSESGAPTPVAWTRVRAPLSLMAPAEDSAMQGVIDASPLQARYGTAVDNESAHELLARRAELQAQEAARAAELQRLEKEADERAEAAAKEARAREKELEEMRRRLEREALTASRSSRSASSRSSSSGSRSRRSTSASGSVLDGFLRSAGQQLGREITRTLFGTRRR from the coding sequence GTGAGCACACCAGACGAGGCGGAACTCGCGCGCTTGCGCGCCCAGGCCGCAGCAGCCGAGGCCGAGGCAGCACAGGCCCGCGCGGCCGCCGCCCAGGCGGCACTGGCCGCTGCAGAGGCCGCAGCGGCCGCGGCAGAGGCCGCAGCGGCCGCGGCAGCGGCGGCCGAGACGCCCCCACCTGCCCAACAGGCGCCCACCGGAACACCCACCGAGCCACCCACCCATGGCGACGGGTTCACCCACGGCGAGACTGCGCCGTCGGACACCAGCGACGCCCAGCCCAGCGGCCTGACCGGGTACCCCGCCGAGGTCGCCGCTGCCTATTCCTTCCCCGGCGGCGCGCTGCCGCTGGGGGCTCTCCTGGTCGACGGCGAACCCCTCCCGCCCGCCCAGGTCGCCTTCTCCCTGGGCATGCTCAACCGGCACGGCCTGGTGGCGGGCGCCACCGGCACCGGGAAGACACGAACCCTGCAGGCGATGGCCGAGGGCCTCTCGCTCGCGGGTGTGCCGGTGTTCCTGGCCGACATCAAGGGCGACCTGTCGGGACTGATCACGCCCGGCGCCGCCTCGGAGAAACTCACCGCCCGCGCCTCCTCGATCGGACAGGACTGGGCGCCCACCACCTTCCCGGTGGAGTTCTACAGCCTCGGCGGCATCGGCCCCGGCGTGCCGATCCGCACCACCGTGACCGACTTCGGCCCGCTGCTGTTGTCCAAGGTGCTGGGCCTGAACCAGACACAGGAATCCAGCCTCGGGCTGATCTTCCACTGGGCCGACACCCAGGGACTGGCGCTGCTGGACCTCAAGGACCTGCAGGCCACGATCGCCTTCCTCACCTCGGACGAGGGCAAGGCCGAGCTCAAGGGCATCGGCGGGATCTCCACGGCCACCGCCGGGGTGATCCTGCGCGAGATCGTCGCGCTGCAGGCGCAGGGCGCGGACGCGTTCTTCGGGGAGCCGGCATTCTCCGTCTCCGAGTTGCTGCGCACCCGCGAGGACCTCGGGGTGATCTCGGCCCTGGAACTGCCCGCCGTGGCGGACCGTCCGGCGTTGTTCTCCACGTTCCTCATGTGGCTGCTGGCGGAACTGTTCGCCGAACTCCCGGAGGTGGGCGACCTGGCCAAGCCCCGCCTGGTGTTCTTCTTCGACGAGGCGCACCTGCTGTTCGACGACGCCTCGAAGGACTTCCTGGACCAGGTGGTGCAGACCGTCCGCCTGATCCGGTCCAAGGGCGTGGGGGTGTTCTTCGTGACGCAGTCCCCGCAGGACGTGCCCGCCGATGTGCTCGGTCAGCTCGGCAACCGGGTGCAGCACGCGCTGCGCGCCTTCACCCCGAAGGACGCGACGGCGCTGCGGGCCGCCGTGCGCACCTACCCCCACTCCCCCTACGACCTGGAGGAGTTGCTGACCTCGCTGGGCACCGGGGAGGCCGTGGTGACGGTGATGTCGGAGTCCGGCGCGCCCACGCCGGTGGCGTGGACGCGGGTGCGGGCGCCGCTGAGCCTGATGGCCCCGGCCGAGGACTCCGCGATGCAGGGCGTGATCGACGCCTCGCCCCTGCAGGCCCGGTACGGCACGGCGGTGGACAACGAGTCGGCACACGAGCTGCTGGCGCGTCGCGCGGAGTTGCAGGCGCAGGAGGCGGCGCGTGCCGCGGAGCTGCAGCGCCTGGAGAAGGAGGCCGACGAACGCGCCGAGGCGGCCGCGAAGGAGGCCCGCGCCCGGGAGAAGGAACTGGAGGAGATGCGGCGGCGCCTGGAGCGCGAGGCCCTCACGGCCTCGCGCTCTAGCCGCTCAGCCTCAAGCCGCTCGTCCTCGAGCGGCAGCCGCTCACGCCGCTCGACCAGCGCCTCGGGGTCGGTGCTGGACGGGTTCCTGCGCTCGGCCGGCCAGCAACTGGGACGGGAGATCACCCGCACGCTGTTCGGCACCCGCCGGCGCTGA
- the argG gene encoding argininosuccinate synthase has product MAKVLTDLPVGERVGIAFSGGLDTSVAVAWMREKGAIPCTYTADIGQYDEPDIEGVPGRALEYGAEISRAVDCKVALVEEGLSAIACGAFHIRSGGRTYFNTTPIGRAVTGTLLVRAMHEDGVDIWGDGSTFKGNDIERFYRYGLLANPDLRIYKPWLDAAFVAELGGRTEMSQWLTARNLPYRDSQEKAYSTDANIWGATHEAKTLEHLNVGLESVEPIMGVKFWDPSVAIETEDVTIGFEAGRPISINGVRYEGKEAAVDLVKEANAIGGRHGLGMSDQIENRIIEAKSRGIYEAPGMALLWIAYERLLNAVHNEDTITTYHNEGRRLGRLMYEGRWLDPQSLMMRESIMRWVSSLVTGQVTLRLRRGEDYSIMDTRGENFSYHPDKLSMERTDNAAFGPTDRIGQLTMRNLDIADSRGKLELYAGQPLDQGQLLVEHGTLLGTLPAGGGEKIAEPVDDAADDAALDSAAFDFGAD; this is encoded by the coding sequence ATGGCTAAGGTTCTGACAGATCTGCCCGTGGGTGAGCGCGTCGGCATCGCGTTCTCCGGGGGCCTGGACACATCGGTGGCGGTCGCGTGGATGCGGGAGAAGGGTGCGATCCCCTGCACCTACACCGCTGACATCGGCCAGTACGACGAGCCGGACATCGAGGGTGTCCCCGGCCGCGCGCTGGAGTACGGCGCGGAGATCTCCCGCGCCGTGGACTGCAAGGTCGCGCTGGTCGAGGAGGGCCTGAGCGCCATCGCCTGCGGCGCGTTCCACATCCGCTCCGGCGGCCGCACCTACTTCAACACCACGCCGATCGGCCGCGCCGTCACCGGCACCCTGCTGGTGCGCGCCATGCACGAGGACGGCGTGGACATCTGGGGCGACGGCTCCACCTTCAAGGGCAACGACATCGAGCGGTTCTACCGCTACGGCCTGCTGGCCAACCCGGACCTGCGCATCTACAAGCCGTGGCTGGATGCGGCCTTCGTCGCCGAGCTCGGCGGGCGCACCGAGATGAGCCAGTGGCTCACCGCGCGCAACCTGCCCTACCGCGACTCCCAGGAGAAGGCCTACTCTACTGACGCCAACATCTGGGGCGCCACCCACGAGGCCAAGACCCTGGAGCACCTGAACGTGGGCCTGGAGTCGGTCGAGCCGATCATGGGCGTGAAGTTCTGGGACCCGAGCGTGGCGATCGAGACCGAGGACGTGACGATCGGGTTCGAGGCCGGCCGTCCCATCTCGATCAACGGCGTGCGCTACGAGGGCAAGGAGGCGGCCGTCGACCTGGTCAAGGAGGCCAACGCCATCGGCGGCCGGCACGGCCTTGGCATGAGCGACCAGATCGAGAACCGCATCATCGAGGCGAAGTCCCGTGGCATCTACGAGGCCCCGGGGATGGCGCTGCTGTGGATCGCCTACGAACGGCTGCTCAACGCCGTCCACAACGAGGACACCATCACCACTTACCACAACGAGGGTCGCCGCCTCGGGCGACTGATGTACGAGGGCCGGTGGCTGGACCCGCAGTCGCTGATGATGCGCGAGTCGATCATGCGCTGGGTCTCCTCCCTGGTGACCGGGCAGGTCACGCTGCGGCTGCGCCGCGGTGAGGACTACTCGATCATGGACACCCGCGGGGAGAACTTCTCCTACCACCCGGACAAGCTCTCGATGGAGCGCACCGACAACGCCGCGTTCGGTCCCACCGACCGGATCGGTCAGCTCACGATGCGCAACCTCGACATCGCCGACTCGCGCGGCAAGCTCGAGCTCTACGCCGGGCAGCCGCTGGACCAGGGCCAACTCCTGGTGGAACACGGCACGCTGCTGGGCACCCTGCCCGCGGGCGGCGGCGAGAAGATCGCCGAGCCGGTGGATGACGCCGCCGACGACGCGGCGTTGGACTCCGCGGCGTTCGACTTCGGCGCCGACTGA
- a CDS encoding linear amide C-N hydrolase, translating into MCTRVMWPNANGSVIVGRNMDFHKDLMTNMWKQPRGVSRDDGVEGTLTWTAKYGSVVATAFDIISVDGINEAGLAGHVLWLAESDYGTLDPERTSLSQAVWMQYFLDNFATVAEAVAWVEENDLQVVQLADPTGGNPPAIHLALDDATGDSAIIEYTDGHPKVYHDRAFTVMTNSPTYDQQLELVRTVAGLGGETPLPGSTLATDRFARASYYVNRLEQPDTQLQAIAAMFSVIRNAAQPFREPDPGKPDASQTLWQTVTDLTNKRYVFGSTTEPNIVWVDLAELDFSEGAPQEKLDLVSELALEGGLAGNVSKDFVASEPMTFISLKLEREMAQAAAQARATGAHA; encoded by the coding sequence ATGTGCACCCGCGTGATGTGGCCGAACGCGAACGGTTCGGTCATCGTCGGCCGGAACATGGACTTCCACAAGGACCTGATGACCAACATGTGGAAGCAGCCCCGCGGCGTGAGCCGGGATGACGGCGTGGAGGGCACGCTCACCTGGACCGCGAAGTACGGCAGCGTGGTGGCGACCGCCTTCGACATCATCTCGGTGGACGGCATCAATGAGGCCGGCCTGGCCGGGCACGTGCTCTGGCTGGCGGAGTCGGACTACGGCACGCTGGACCCGGAGCGCACCTCGCTGAGCCAGGCCGTGTGGATGCAGTACTTCCTGGACAACTTCGCCACCGTGGCCGAGGCCGTGGCGTGGGTGGAGGAGAACGACCTGCAGGTGGTGCAGTTGGCCGACCCGACCGGCGGCAACCCGCCCGCCATCCACCTCGCGCTGGACGATGCGACCGGCGACTCGGCGATCATCGAGTACACCGATGGGCACCCGAAGGTCTATCACGACCGCGCGTTCACGGTGATGACGAACTCCCCCACCTATGACCAGCAGCTCGAGCTCGTCCGTACGGTGGCCGGGCTCGGCGGGGAGACCCCGCTGCCCGGTTCCACGCTGGCCACCGACCGGTTCGCCCGCGCGTCCTACTACGTGAACCGGCTCGAGCAGCCCGACACGCAGTTGCAGGCGATCGCGGCGATGTTCAGCGTGATCCGCAACGCCGCACAGCCCTTCCGCGAGCCCGACCCGGGCAAGCCGGACGCCTCGCAGACGCTGTGGCAGACCGTGACCGACCTGACGAACAAGCGCTACGTGTTCGGCTCGACGACGGAGCCCAACATCGTGTGGGTGGACCTCGCCGAGCTCGACTTCAGCGAGGGCGCGCCGCAGGAGAAGCTCGACCTGGTGAGCGAACTCGCCCTGGAGGGCGGACTCGCCGGGAACGTGAGTAAGGACTTCGTGGCCTCCGAACCGATGACCTTCATCTCCCTCAAGCTCGAGCGGGAGATGGCGCAGGCCGCGGCGCAGGCGCGCGCCACCGGAGCGCACGCCTGA
- a CDS encoding VOC family protein produces the protein MTTPDSQPWPRDLDHVVVAGPDLALAVEHVADLTGVRAAPGGAHPVGTANHLIGFTVRGERAPHYLEVIGPDPAQGVPAAQIPTFGIDHRTSPGLATFATHPIEFEATHASARVAGIDLGEIRPLSRRTPAGDLLEWRITSGMGGSREGVVPFLIDWGDVTQPGLTDLPTLDLLALRVAHPQPERIREIYAVLGVEVHVTAAVDDDAPRLTLVVEGPRGVVELT, from the coding sequence ATGACGACCCCGGACTCGCAGCCCTGGCCCCGCGACCTCGACCACGTGGTGGTGGCCGGCCCCGACCTGGCGCTCGCCGTCGAGCACGTGGCCGACCTCACCGGGGTACGCGCCGCACCCGGCGGGGCCCACCCGGTCGGGACCGCCAACCACCTCATCGGCTTCACCGTGCGCGGCGAGCGCGCCCCGCACTACCTCGAGGTGATCGGACCGGATCCGGCCCAGGGTGTCCCGGCCGCGCAGATCCCCACCTTCGGGATCGACCACCGCACCTCGCCGGGCCTCGCGACCTTCGCGACGCACCCGATCGAGTTCGAGGCCACCCATGCCAGCGCCCGCGTTGCCGGCATCGACCTCGGCGAGATCCGGCCGCTCTCCCGCCGCACACCCGCCGGGGACCTGCTCGAATGGCGCATCACCTCCGGCATGGGAGGATCGCGCGAGGGCGTGGTGCCCTTCCTCATCGACTGGGGCGACGTCACCCAGCCCGGCCTCACCGACCTGCCCACGCTGGACCTGCTCGCGCTCCGCGTGGCGCACCCGCAGCCCGAACGGATCCGGGAGATCTACGCCGTCCTCGGGGTCGAGGTGCACGTGACAGCCGCAGTGGACGACGACGCCCCGAGGCTCACCCTCGTGGTCGAGGGGCCGCGGGGCGTCGTCGAACTGACCTGA
- a CDS encoding ComEC/Rec2 family competence protein, which produces MSRIRAPVGETDEDPGGSIRAETSVPRTQGVALPGPVAPGSVQPRGPAPHPQETAPDLRLLPAAVAVWATAAVATAMAPRERAAVVLFAVLGALVAYGRGRRRGHGRHGAAWSGPAGALLLACCATVCLLASLAAQSTSRTAGLAQALTAERGEILVRALSAPREISRGFDGEARVAFQATLLGVHGGAAAGDTVENSVVERGVVGGGGVNRLSADPDAVADPASGASNAGLRIPVLVIGGSSWSEVTPGEVVATRGSLRPAQPGDAVEALAYVDAEHERRQPAPAWRALVQRARLGLHDALAPLPGHAHGLVPGIAVGDDSAVPEDLRAAMRASALGHLLAVSGAHVVIVLGLATAVLPWRGRVGRTVTGVAVVIGLLGIVGPEPSVLRAVAMGAVGLLAVALGRRASGLPALCAAVIGLLVLDPWTAREAGFALSAGATAGLVLFSRAWSERLARHMPAVLAAAIAVPLAAQVGCLPAILLLEPGIPTWGVPANALVAPVVAPLTVLALGAALAAPWQPGLTAVLGWCAQPFTWWIEAVATVSAALPGGRLPWPGGVGGAVGALAAILVVGALQRRWSRTGRRALDLRLALPVLVSLVAVATLAVAVPAGRSVLVQWVRGSALVGDPWIAPGWRLAQCDVGQGSALVISTAPNGGVSDDGESSAGEPGAVLVDTGPPGSGVADCLAALGVHHLAALVITHGDLDHSGEATALLGAADRGGIAVDRLVIPAVEEERLATLTGAAAERGVEVLPMDTTSAPLSLGSVDLLALWPTPRAAATLPSEDGNALSLTLWLRAPELTALVHGDTGADQHTALLATWPGELPARPDVIVVAHHGSGDQDPTALADWAGPIALISVGVDNDYGHPASWVIDTLTDAGSLIGRTDRCGPMTVAARDGPLTLTGC; this is translated from the coding sequence ATGAGCCGCATTCGCGCTCCCGTGGGAGAGACGGACGAGGACCCCGGCGGTTCGATCCGGGCGGAAACGTCGGTGCCGCGGACCCAGGGGGTGGCGCTGCCGGGGCCTGTGGCGCCCGGGTCTGTGCAGCCGCGGGGACCGGCACCGCACCCGCAGGAGACGGCGCCCGACCTCCGGCTGCTCCCGGCGGCCGTCGCGGTGTGGGCGACCGCCGCGGTGGCGACCGCCATGGCTCCGCGGGAGCGTGCGGCGGTGGTGCTGTTCGCCGTGCTGGGTGCCCTGGTGGCCTACGGACGCGGCCGTCGCCGCGGGCACGGTCGGCACGGCGCGGCCTGGTCCGGGCCCGCGGGGGCGCTCCTCCTCGCCTGCTGCGCCACCGTCTGCCTGCTCGCCTCCCTCGCCGCGCAGAGCACCAGCCGCACGGCGGGCCTGGCGCAGGCGCTGACCGCCGAACGCGGCGAGATCCTCGTGCGCGCACTGTCAGCGCCGCGGGAGATCAGCAGGGGTTTCGACGGCGAGGCCCGGGTCGCATTCCAGGCCACCCTGCTCGGGGTGCACGGCGGAGCAGCTGCCGGCGACACGGTCGAGAACAGCGTGGTCGAGCGCGGTGTGGTCGGGGGCGGCGGGGTCAATCGCCTGTCCGCGGACCCGGATGCGGTGGCGGACCCGGCGAGTGGAGCCTCGAACGCGGGTCTGCGGATCCCGGTGCTCGTGATCGGCGGGTCCTCCTGGTCCGAGGTCACGCCGGGCGAGGTGGTCGCGACCCGCGGCAGCCTGCGCCCGGCGCAGCCGGGAGACGCCGTCGAGGCTCTCGCCTATGTCGACGCCGAGCACGAACGGCGCCAGCCGGCGCCGGCTTGGCGCGCCCTGGTGCAGCGCGCCCGGCTCGGGCTGCACGACGCCCTGGCGCCCCTGCCAGGCCACGCCCACGGACTGGTGCCTGGGATCGCGGTGGGTGATGACTCCGCGGTGCCCGAGGACCTGCGCGCGGCGATGCGGGCCAGTGCCCTCGGCCACCTGCTGGCCGTCTCCGGGGCGCACGTCGTCATCGTCCTCGGCCTCGCCACGGCCGTGCTGCCCTGGCGTGGCCGGGTAGGACGCACGGTGACCGGCGTCGCTGTGGTGATCGGCCTGCTCGGGATCGTGGGTCCCGAACCGAGCGTGTTGCGCGCCGTGGCGATGGGCGCCGTCGGGCTGCTCGCCGTGGCCCTCGGCCGCCGCGCCAGCGGGCTCCCGGCGCTGTGCGCGGCGGTGATCGGCCTGCTCGTGCTGGACCCCTGGACCGCGCGCGAGGCGGGCTTCGCCCTCTCGGCCGGGGCCACCGCGGGTCTCGTGCTGTTCTCCCGCGCCTGGAGCGAACGCCTCGCGCGCCACATGCCCGCTGTCCTCGCCGCGGCGATCGCCGTACCGCTCGCCGCGCAGGTCGGATGCCTGCCCGCGATCCTCCTGCTCGAGCCGGGCATCCCCACCTGGGGTGTGCCGGCCAACGCTCTCGTGGCGCCAGTGGTCGCGCCGCTGACGGTCCTCGCCCTCGGCGCGGCGCTCGCGGCTCCCTGGCAGCCGGGCCTCACCGCGGTGCTGGGCTGGTGTGCGCAGCCGTTCACGTGGTGGATCGAGGCCGTCGCGACCGTGAGCGCCGCACTCCCCGGCGGTCGGCTGCCGTGGCCGGGCGGGGTGGGGGGCGCCGTGGGCGCGCTGGCGGCGATCCTCGTGGTCGGTGCCCTGCAGCGTCGCTGGTCACGGACGGGTCGCCGCGCCCTCGATCTGCGGTTGGCGCTCCCGGTCCTCGTCTCGCTGGTGGCGGTTGCCACTCTGGCCGTGGCGGTGCCCGCGGGTCGCAGCGTGCTCGTGCAATGGGTACGGGGCAGCGCGCTCGTGGGGGACCCGTGGATCGCGCCGGGGTGGCGCCTCGCCCAGTGCGACGTGGGGCAGGGGTCGGCGCTGGTGATCAGTACCGCGCCCAACGGTGGCGTCAGCGACGACGGCGAGAGTTCTGCAGGTGAGCCCGGCGCGGTACTCGTGGACACCGGTCCGCCCGGCTCCGGGGTGGCGGACTGCCTCGCCGCGCTCGGGGTGCATCACCTCGCCGCCCTGGTGATCACGCACGGCGACCTCGACCACAGCGGGGAGGCCACCGCGCTCCTCGGCGCCGCGGACCGGGGAGGCATCGCCGTCGACCGGCTCGTGATCCCGGCCGTCGAGGAGGAACGACTCGCCACCCTCACCGGTGCCGCCGCCGAACGCGGCGTCGAGGTGCTGCCCATGGACACCACCTCGGCGCCGCTCTCCCTCGGCTCCGTGGATCTCCTGGCGTTGTGGCCCACGCCGCGCGCCGCCGCGACGCTGCCGAGCGAGGACGGGAACGCCCTCAGCCTCACCCTGTGGCTGCGGGCGCCCGAGCTCACCGCCCTGGTGCACGGCGACACCGGAGCCGACCAGCACACCGCCCTGCTCGCCACCTGGCCCGGTGAGCTACCCGCGAGACCCGATGTGATCGTCGTCGCCCATCACGGCTCAGGCGATCAGGATCCGACGGCGCTCGCGGACTGGGCGGGGCCGATCGCCCTGATCAGCGTCGGCGTGGACAACGACTACGGGCACCCGGCTTCCTGGGTGATCGACACGCTGACGGACGCCGGCTCCCTGATCGGTCGCACCGATCGATGCGGCCCCATGACCGTCGCCGCGAGGGACGGGCCGCTGACCCTCACCGGGTGCTGA